A section of the Chryseobacterium scophthalmum genome encodes:
- a CDS encoding peptidoglycan-binding protein LysM: protein MTKQIVIAALTIGAIVLGTNNVHAQNTTATTTVNITLNDVISIDAGSTAIGNTVDFNYVTAADYNSDQTINKANSLKVTSTKNFNVKVKAGGANFMNGTNLIPVNVLTIKAASASGTMGGTKNTVVLSATDQNLVTNAPLGSALTLNLDYTIPAAKSSSSDILGKPAGTYTQTVTYTATAL from the coding sequence GTGACAAAACAAATCGTAATCGCAGCCTTAACTATTGGAGCAATCGTATTAGGAACTAACAATGTTCATGCTCAAAATACAACCGCTACAACAACAGTAAACATTACCCTGAACGATGTGATCTCAATCGACGCAGGAAGTACAGCAATCGGTAATACGGTTGACTTTAATTATGTTACTGCAGCAGACTATAACTCTGATCAAACAATTAATAAAGCAAATTCTTTGAAAGTTACTTCAACAAAGAACTTTAACGTTAAAGTAAAAGCGGGAGGTGCTAATTTCATGAATGGAACTAACTTAATCCCTGTAAATGTTTTGACAATTAAAGCTGCTTCAGCATCCGGAACAATGGGCGGAACAAAAAACACTGTCGTTTTATCTGCAACTGATCAAAATTTAGTTACAAATGCTCCACTGGGAAGCGCATTAACATTGAATTTGGATTACACGATTCCTGCAGCGAAATCATCTTCTTCAGATATCTTAGGTAAACCAGCAGGAACTTATACGCAAACAGTTACGTATACTGCGACTGCTTTATAA